Proteins found in one Erwinia sp. SLM-02 genomic segment:
- a CDS encoding immunity protein, with product MSLKDIIQNESIEDVLTLLAPNSDYRKLDRLYTYTRFEAITSGELSLTFDELFRKGILQDHNGEIIKDPNWKEPKFVTEQKYDFK from the coding sequence ATGTCGTTGAAAGATATTATACAAAATGAAAGCATTGAGGATGTCTTGACTTTACTCGCGCCGAACTCCGATTACAGAAAATTAGATCGGTTGTACACATATACTCGATTCGAAGCGATAACCAGTGGCGAACTTTCACTCACCTTTGATGAATTATTCCGAAAGGGTATACTCCAGGATCACAATGGAGAAATAATAAAAGATCCAAACTGGAAAGAGCCAAAATTTGTCACCGAGCAAAAGTACGATTTTAAATAA
- a CDS encoding tail fiber domain-containing protein — MTEQTKNAQILNGVNTDISELKSLSTLRTRVVSDGEIVSKSANGFRLSYGSNGVMLRNDGKTFYTLVTPAGQAQDGSWNALRPFSFNLTSGRVSMGNGLDISGGAMVSHNAGIGTATTSPATLIDGQTYSSAPVHSDLNSGGVLTSMLMETRVITKKDDYGLISYRDRKGSWNELQVRSNAELSVGQLVKRNANGWLWAAGTQNVNNNADRKTNGMHVQGAGNLFAEVYHYERIGKQHMLALHIANGGKEGWYEFRNDGNAYTNGTWSSSSDARMKTDVVKISDALDRLNKISGYTYLKQGVQEAGVIAQEVEAVLPQCVTQTELQLNDGSVLKDARSININGVVALLVEALKEERVARQELESRLLVIEAASVGN, encoded by the coding sequence ATGACTGAACAAACAAAAAACGCGCAGATACTGAACGGCGTCAACACAGATATTAGCGAGCTTAAATCGTTGTCCACTCTCCGCACTCGCGTAGTCAGCGATGGGGAAATCGTATCCAAATCAGCGAACGGTTTTCGTCTGTCGTATGGCAGTAACGGTGTCATGTTACGTAACGATGGCAAAACCTTTTACACATTAGTCACGCCAGCTGGCCAGGCCCAGGATGGATCATGGAACGCTCTGCGCCCCTTCTCATTCAATCTGACTTCCGGTCGGGTTTCCATGGGAAACGGTTTAGATATCTCAGGTGGTGCAATGGTATCGCACAATGCGGGTATTGGTACCGCAACAACTTCACCGGCGACACTTATCGACGGACAGACATACAGCTCAGCCCCCGTGCATAGTGATTTAAACAGCGGCGGCGTACTGACGAGCATGCTGATGGAAACCCGAGTCATCACTAAAAAAGATGACTATGGCTTGATTTCGTATCGCGACAGAAAGGGAAGCTGGAATGAACTTCAGGTCCGCTCTAACGCCGAGCTTTCAGTCGGGCAACTGGTCAAGCGCAATGCCAACGGATGGCTTTGGGCTGCGGGAACCCAGAACGTTAACAATAATGCGGACCGAAAAACCAATGGTATGCATGTTCAGGGGGCGGGAAACCTCTTTGCTGAGGTATATCATTATGAACGTATCGGTAAGCAGCACATGCTGGCATTACACATCGCCAATGGTGGAAAAGAAGGCTGGTACGAATTCCGCAACGATGGCAACGCCTACACCAACGGGACCTGGAGCAGCAGTTCAGATGCTCGCATGAAAACCGATGTTGTAAAAATCAGTGATGCGCTCGACAGACTGAACAAAATTAGCGGTTACACCTACCTCAAACAGGGGGTTCAAGAAGCCGGGGTTATTGCCCAGGAAGTTGAGGCCGTCCTGCCGCAGTGCGTTACGCAAACTGAGCTACAACTCAATGACGGCAGCGTACTCAAGGATGCGCGCAGCATCAATATTAATGGCGTCGTGGCATTACTGGTTGAAGCACTTAAAGAAGAACGAGTCGCCCGGCAGGAACTCGAATCCCGACTACTCGTAATTGAAGCCGCAAGCGTTGGAAATTAG
- a CDS encoding TetR/AcrR family transcriptional regulator — translation MKNATPPMRKGEKTRERLLAVSATLFAEKQFHGTRISDIVKAAGVTQPSFYSYFQSKDEIYSLLIDKFDRELEELVASMLIDASLPKENVLENVSASFLRYLEFFHRNRELTMISLFQQPQDRETRDKLKRWIARNMQIEQQRGFFSADIPVEIMADCYLGVLLQTMLIAADAKELKQISEERGRFIYGGLTFRR, via the coding sequence ATGAAAAACGCGACCCCGCCCATGCGAAAAGGTGAAAAGACCCGGGAACGATTGCTGGCGGTTTCCGCAACGCTGTTTGCAGAAAAGCAGTTTCACGGCACCCGTATCAGCGACATCGTCAAAGCCGCGGGCGTTACGCAGCCCAGCTTTTACAGCTACTTTCAGAGCAAGGACGAAATTTATAGTTTGCTGATCGATAAGTTCGATCGCGAGCTGGAAGAGCTGGTGGCCTCAATGCTGATCGATGCCTCGCTGCCGAAGGAAAACGTGCTGGAAAACGTGTCCGCCAGCTTCCTGCGCTACCTTGAATTCTTCCACCGCAACCGCGAGCTGACGATGATCAGCCTTTTTCAGCAGCCGCAGGACCGGGAAACGCGCGATAAGCTGAAGCGCTGGATCGCGCGCAATATGCAGATCGAACAGCAGCGGGGTTTTTTCAGCGCGGATATTCCGGTGGAGATTATGGCGGACTGCTATCTCGGCGTGCTGCTGCAAACCATGCTGATTGCCGCAGATGCGAAAGAGCTGAAGCAAATCAGTGAGGAAAGAGGCCGCTTTATTTATGGCGGCCTGACGTTTCGCCGTTAG
- a CDS encoding S-type pyocin domain-containing protein has protein sequence MATPAYYQNGIPHAADGSVIITITGGPTKPIENTGTNSYNPFPVQVPWDAIHGGGSVVYDPKKPGLYGLYGLRNSQDQINQFLDKANKDYPNNSLQVKNEAVTLLNSLRTTGLINKPEVNTLAKQLQDAVNALQENIDLKNKSTQVVKTKEQETVSAFQDFMNNHQMSNFLNKPADMIDIAISLTGKWLVDLWNKAVPPKYYAEIQEKNNLVTYLDRIKIITADVKARSANLAEIKTRIEAEIRKVEEARKALFSQAGVIDAPVYTGEMVKAANVALAAAGATVLGRAGGMTQLSTMGNGVMTTGSELAGWVSSALWRGAVSLSEIATTSALGPIIGAFVIGFWPKKVGEGSDNFPGRDVAMLAVQASLIAAGKTSIRPEMTSVNLPVRGFISTGKNGQQEVTLVKTGTGGVSASVPVYRPVRDAKTGLDKIVVPKMAGVPSRTILINPIPTGPIVPPHTGNDSPVPRTPVHTGTEIKQADSIVAIPLPANNIPSLQDFIFWQPDAAGSGVEPVYVMLGVYGETNAVGKYSGREYNTNKIGFPIEYLNWRGAIINRAGVDLVKLHTGRFGNSFSNIAMIERLEKILNGKLNATDTDKRFYTHEIRELERYRALSVPDGELPENEDEVWNNAHTATLEDYQLSSDINLLYTPEALNGPE, from the coding sequence ATGGCAACACCCGCATATTACCAAAATGGTATTCCCCATGCCGCCGATGGATCAGTAATTATAACGATTACCGGTGGACCTACAAAACCAATAGAAAATACAGGTACTAATTCCTATAACCCTTTCCCTGTTCAAGTCCCATGGGACGCTATACACGGTGGGGGGAGCGTAGTGTATGACCCCAAAAAACCAGGGCTCTACGGATTATATGGATTACGAAATAGCCAGGATCAAATAAATCAATTTCTGGACAAGGCCAACAAAGATTACCCGAACAATTCGCTTCAGGTTAAAAATGAAGCCGTTACCTTACTTAACAGTCTAAGAACAACGGGCCTCATTAATAAGCCTGAAGTTAATACTCTGGCTAAACAACTTCAGGACGCCGTTAATGCACTACAAGAGAACATTGATTTAAAGAATAAATCGACACAGGTTGTTAAAACGAAAGAGCAGGAAACCGTTAGCGCGTTCCAGGACTTCATGAACAACCATCAGATGTCAAACTTCCTCAATAAACCTGCTGATATGATAGATATCGCTATTTCATTGACGGGAAAATGGCTGGTTGACTTATGGAATAAGGCCGTCCCTCCTAAATACTATGCGGAAATTCAGGAAAAGAACAATCTCGTCACCTATCTTGACCGAATAAAAATCATTACTGCAGATGTAAAGGCCAGGAGCGCCAATCTGGCTGAAATAAAAACCAGGATTGAAGCTGAAATTCGCAAAGTTGAGGAAGCAAGAAAAGCACTCTTTAGTCAGGCGGGTGTCATCGATGCTCCCGTCTATACAGGCGAGATGGTGAAGGCGGCAAATGTCGCACTGGCAGCAGCAGGAGCAACCGTATTAGGCCGAGCGGGAGGTATGACGCAGTTATCTACCATGGGTAACGGCGTAATGACGACAGGCAGCGAACTGGCCGGATGGGTATCGAGTGCGCTGTGGCGAGGCGCAGTTTCCTTATCCGAAATCGCAACTACGAGTGCTTTAGGTCCGATAATCGGTGCTTTTGTCATTGGTTTTTGGCCGAAAAAGGTGGGTGAAGGTAGCGATAACTTCCCGGGTCGTGACGTCGCGATGCTTGCCGTACAGGCCAGCCTTATCGCTGCGGGTAAAACGTCTATCCGGCCAGAGATGACCTCTGTCAATTTGCCGGTTCGTGGTTTTATTTCTACAGGAAAAAACGGTCAACAAGAGGTTACGCTGGTTAAAACGGGAACCGGTGGCGTATCTGCAAGCGTACCGGTGTATCGACCGGTTCGCGACGCGAAAACAGGGTTGGATAAGATTGTCGTTCCCAAAATGGCCGGAGTTCCATCTCGAACCATTCTGATCAATCCGATCCCTACCGGGCCAATAGTTCCACCTCATACCGGTAACGACTCCCCGGTCCCGCGAACACCCGTACATACCGGAACGGAGATAAAGCAGGCGGACAGTATTGTTGCAATCCCCCTGCCGGCGAACAATATCCCTTCGCTGCAGGACTTCATCTTTTGGCAGCCGGATGCAGCAGGATCCGGTGTTGAACCTGTCTATGTTATGCTCGGTGTCTATGGTGAAACCAACGCGGTTGGGAAATACAGCGGGCGGGAATATAATACCAATAAAATCGGTTTCCCCATCGAATATCTGAACTGGAGAGGTGCTATCATTAATCGCGCAGGTGTGGATTTGGTTAAACTGCATACGGGACGATTTGGTAATTCATTTAGTAATATAGCGATGATCGAACGTTTAGAAAAAATATTGAATGGCAAACTTAATGCAACTGATACCGATAAACGTTTTTACACGCATGAAATCAGGGAGCTAGAACGGTATCGCGCGTTGAGTGTTCCTGATGGAGAGCTTCCCGAGAACGAAGATGAAGTCTGGAATAACGCACATACGGCAACATTAGAGGATTATCAATTGAGTTCTGATATAAATCTCTTATATACACCGGAAGCTTTAAATGGACCTGAATGA